One Streptomyces mobaraensis NBRC 13819 = DSM 40847 DNA segment encodes these proteins:
- a CDS encoding D-alanyl-D-alanine carboxypeptidase family protein, translated as MAGESPDKSEQGKPSGEAAGGERDPRLGVHRETGAAVAVAGDSGSHADQDDQGGDGNADEGSRDAKGAKGVNGSERGEDGERGTEGAGEHASASASSSSASGNSSASGKRDAKPDASSDASSSASEDGAKTGADAKPVAGDARLKAAVAAWMANTDDEGSEGASEGKAESETGKGARSGASASGASPAADASPADQPTQLIKAPAPAGQAAEPKNGGGRDGADDRPVDRPTAAFGLVRPDAGTRTAPKSDRKTDPKSTPENGPKGGANGAGRDAGKPSGSSSADQPTALLKAPVVPPEAPAGTPGAGAGQGAGQGRNSRFVPLKSDDEAPALGKKTTPGTPAASAGAPSAPARPAAPDRPAVPVKVTPPAPAARPVPGPAGPGGPERTTQTPMPVGPDGEKQAPLDLLAQLTNTPPPPETPVRTAMRRVKIWTPIVVLLLIVFCVVQAFRPLPDPSLALGKQAAYTFGGEKFDMKWPTEGQSAAKVLGVGDLGTYGPQKPVPTASMAKVMTAYVVLRDHPLKMRKGPGGQDVPEQGPAVTIDERAEKEGKAKDESAIRGLRAGQTFSEYDMLQMLLIPSGNNIARQLARWDAGSEEAFLKKMNDTAKQLGMKNTTYTDASGLNKTTVSTAVDQVLLAEQVIKDPIVRSITTKPNTPIKGLNEGINSNIDDLLIKHTGVLGIKTGSSSPAGGTLMWAARKRINGEEVLIVGATMDQHFKGGPDVNAEMSLKMVKRVSYEQLTAVQNALQQAVVVKKGQVVGYVDDQLGGKTEVVATKDVKGYGWGGMQAKFALDKKKGAVLPHSAKAGTVVGELVVGTGPDAVRVPVALKKALSEPSFGSKLTRLG; from the coding sequence GTGGCGGGCGAGTCCCCCGACAAGTCTGAGCAGGGGAAGCCGTCGGGGGAGGCGGCCGGCGGCGAGCGCGACCCGAGGCTCGGGGTGCACCGGGAGACCGGAGCGGCCGTGGCCGTGGCCGGCGACTCCGGTTCCCACGCGGATCAGGACGACCAGGGCGGCGACGGGAACGCCGACGAGGGTTCCCGGGACGCCAAGGGCGCCAAGGGCGTCAACGGGAGCGAGCGCGGCGAGGACGGCGAGAGAGGCACGGAGGGCGCCGGCGAGCACGCCTCCGCCTCGGCGTCCTCCTCTTCGGCGTCCGGGAACTCTTCGGCGTCCGGGAAGCGGGACGCGAAGCCTGACGCCTCTTCGGATGCCTCCTCCAGCGCTTCCGAGGACGGCGCGAAAACCGGTGCGGATGCAAAGCCGGTCGCCGGTGACGCCCGGCTGAAGGCCGCCGTCGCCGCCTGGATGGCGAACACGGACGACGAAGGCTCCGAGGGCGCCTCCGAGGGCAAGGCCGAGAGCGAGACCGGGAAGGGGGCCCGTTCCGGCGCCTCCGCTTCCGGTGCGTCCCCGGCCGCCGACGCGTCCCCCGCCGACCAGCCGACGCAGCTGATCAAGGCCCCGGCCCCGGCCGGTCAGGCCGCCGAGCCGAAGAACGGCGGCGGCCGCGACGGCGCGGACGACCGGCCCGTGGACCGGCCGACCGCCGCCTTCGGCCTCGTCCGCCCGGACGCCGGGACGCGGACGGCCCCGAAGAGCGACCGGAAGACCGACCCGAAGAGCACTCCGGAGAACGGCCCGAAGGGCGGCGCGAACGGCGCCGGACGGGACGCCGGCAAGCCCTCCGGCTCCTCCTCCGCCGACCAGCCGACCGCCCTGCTCAAGGCCCCCGTCGTCCCGCCGGAGGCCCCCGCGGGCACGCCCGGCGCGGGTGCCGGTCAGGGCGCGGGACAGGGCCGGAACAGCCGGTTCGTCCCGCTGAAGTCGGACGACGAGGCGCCCGCGCTCGGCAAGAAGACCACGCCCGGCACCCCCGCGGCGTCCGCCGGCGCGCCCTCCGCGCCCGCGCGCCCCGCGGCGCCGGACCGTCCCGCCGTCCCCGTCAAGGTCACGCCGCCCGCACCCGCCGCCCGCCCGGTCCCCGGTCCCGCGGGCCCCGGCGGCCCCGAGCGCACCACGCAGACGCCGATGCCCGTCGGCCCGGACGGCGAGAAGCAGGCGCCGCTCGATCTGCTGGCCCAGCTCACCAACACCCCGCCGCCCCCGGAGACGCCGGTGCGGACGGCCATGCGCCGCGTGAAGATCTGGACGCCCATAGTGGTGCTCCTGCTGATCGTGTTCTGCGTGGTCCAGGCGTTCCGCCCGCTGCCGGACCCGTCCCTGGCGCTCGGCAAGCAGGCCGCCTACACCTTCGGCGGCGAGAAGTTCGACATGAAGTGGCCCACCGAGGGCCAGTCCGCCGCCAAGGTGCTCGGCGTCGGCGACCTCGGCACGTACGGGCCGCAGAAGCCGGTGCCGACGGCGAGCATGGCCAAGGTCATGACCGCGTACGTCGTGCTGCGCGACCACCCGCTGAAGATGCGCAAGGGCCCGGGCGGCCAGGACGTGCCCGAGCAGGGTCCGGCCGTCACCATCGACGAGCGGGCGGAGAAGGAGGGCAAGGCCAAGGACGAGTCGGCCATCCGCGGTCTGCGGGCCGGGCAGACCTTCTCGGAGTACGACATGCTCCAGATGCTGCTGATCCCGTCCGGCAACAACATCGCCCGCCAGCTCGCGCGGTGGGACGCCGGCTCGGAGGAGGCGTTCCTCAAGAAGATGAACGACACCGCCAAGCAGCTCGGCATGAAGAACACCACGTACACCGACGCCAGTGGTCTCAACAAGACCACCGTGAGCACGGCCGTCGACCAGGTGCTGCTGGCCGAGCAGGTCATCAAGGACCCGATCGTCCGGTCCATCACCACCAAGCCCAACACGCCGATCAAGGGCCTCAACGAGGGCATCAACAGCAACATCGACGATCTGCTGATCAAGCACACCGGTGTGCTGGGCATCAAGACCGGCTCGTCCTCCCCGGCCGGCGGCACCCTGATGTGGGCGGCCCGCAAGCGGATCAACGGCGAGGAGGTGCTGATCGTCGGCGCCACCATGGACCAGCACTTCAAGGGCGGTCCGGACGTCAACGCCGAGATGAGCCTCAAGATGGTCAAGCGCGTCAGCTACGAGCAGCTGACCGCCGTGCAGAACGCCCTCCAGCAGGCCGTCGTGGTCAAGAAGGGCCAGGTCGTGGGCTATGTCGACGACCAGCTCGGCGGGAAGACCGAGGTCGTCGCCACCAAGGACGTCAAGGGCTACGGCTGGGGCGGCATGCAGGCGAAGTTCGCCCTGGACAAGAAGAAGGGCGCGGTCCTTCCGCACTCGGCCAAGGCCGGCACGGTCGTCGGCGAGCTGGTCGTGGGTACGGGGCCCGACGCGGTACGGGTGCCGGTGGCGCTGAAGAAGGCGCTCAGCGAGCCGTCCTTCGGCTCGAAGCTCACTCGCCTCGGCTGA
- a CDS encoding helix-turn-helix domain-containing protein → MASSVNPTVRRRRLGQELRKLRELKGMTAEEVAERLLVSQSKISRLENGRRSISQRDVRDLCGVYGVEDHRIVDSLMQMAKESRQQGWWHAFGDIPYSVYIGLETDAASLRIYEASLVPGLLQTPGYAGAVTEGSWPEATAAEVERRVQVRMRRQERISDPDNPLRLWAVIDEAALRRVVGSRAVMCEQLEHLVEFSLQPHITVQVLPYDVGAHPGMYGKFCILEFHDPQDASTVYLEGITSDLYLEKPNDVQAYSVMYEHLRMQALNAEHSRQFMLRVAEEYRAADGARA, encoded by the coding sequence GTGGCGTCCAGTGTCAATCCCACCGTAAGGCGGCGCCGCTTGGGGCAGGAGCTGCGCAAGCTCCGTGAGCTCAAGGGGATGACGGCGGAGGAGGTCGCCGAGCGGCTGCTGGTGTCGCAGTCGAAGATCAGCCGGCTGGAGAACGGCCGCCGCAGCATCAGCCAGCGCGACGTCCGCGACCTCTGCGGCGTGTACGGGGTCGAGGACCACCGCATCGTCGATTCGCTGATGCAGATGGCCAAGGAGTCGCGGCAGCAGGGCTGGTGGCACGCGTTCGGCGACATCCCCTACAGCGTCTACATCGGCCTGGAGACGGACGCGGCCTCGCTGCGCATCTACGAGGCGTCCCTCGTGCCCGGCCTGCTCCAGACGCCCGGTTACGCCGGCGCCGTCACCGAGGGCTCCTGGCCGGAGGCCACGGCGGCGGAGGTCGAGCGCCGCGTCCAGGTGCGGATGCGGCGGCAGGAGCGCATCAGCGACCCGGACAACCCGCTGCGCCTGTGGGCCGTCATCGACGAGGCGGCGCTGCGCCGCGTGGTCGGCAGCCGGGCCGTGATGTGCGAACAGCTGGAGCACCTGGTGGAGTTCAGCCTCCAGCCGCACATCACCGTGCAGGTGCTGCCGTACGACGTGGGCGCGCACCCCGGCATGTACGGGAAGTTCTGCATCCTGGAGTTCCACGACCCGCAGGACGCGAGCACGGTGTACCTGGAGGGGATCACCAGCGACCTCTACCTGGAGAAGCCGAACGACGTCCAGGCGTACAGCGTGATGTACGAGCATTTGCGGATGCAGGCGCTGAACGCCGAGCACTCACGGCAGTTCATGCTCCGCGTCGCGGAGGAGTACCGGGCCGCCGACGGCGCCCGCGCGTAG
- a CDS encoding GOLPH3/VPS74 family protein, whose amino-acid sequence MGRSRRTIPEELLLLALDPATGTTAQPQSLDLGLAGAQLVELALAGRIAPDGDRIAVVMPRPTGDPTLDTALELLRRRGSPVRAVHWIGGPRLGLRQTYLTHLERCGMVHAVAGQMCGVLPTTRYQATDTAISREIRARLDSAIRTGVPPDPRTAALAALAHAVGLGKHLYPGNEGRSSRSRLRDLIRHDPMGGLVAHAVMDVQNGVAAQPRRAAAVAGGGNGGSGRRTAAVRSGVAPAETVPQQAGHRGGVMARAAAS is encoded by the coding sequence ATGGGCAGGAGCCGCAGAACAATTCCGGAGGAGCTTCTGCTGCTCGCCTTGGACCCGGCCACGGGGACCACGGCGCAGCCGCAGTCGCTCGACCTCGGTCTCGCCGGAGCCCAGCTAGTGGAGCTGGCTCTGGCCGGACGGATAGCCCCTGACGGGGATCGTATCGCCGTGGTGATGCCACGGCCGACAGGAGATCCGACCCTGGACACCGCGCTCGAACTGCTGCGCCGCCGCGGCAGTCCGGTCCGCGCGGTCCACTGGATCGGCGGGCCCCGGCTGGGGCTGCGTCAGACGTACCTCACCCATCTGGAGCGGTGCGGCATGGTGCACGCCGTCGCCGGCCAGATGTGCGGGGTGCTGCCGACCACCCGGTACCAGGCGACGGACACGGCCATCAGCCGGGAGATCAGGGCCCGGCTGGACAGCGCGATCCGCACCGGCGTGCCGCCGGACCCGCGCACCGCCGCGCTCGCCGCGCTGGCCCACGCGGTCGGTCTGGGCAAGCATCTCTATCCGGGCAACGAGGGCCGCTCGTCGCGCTCCAGGCTCCGGGACCTCATCCGGCACGACCCGATGGGCGGGCTGGTGGCGCACGCCGTGATGGACGTCCAGAACGGCGTCGCGGCGCAGCCGCGCCGGGCCGCGGCCGTGGCGGGTGGCGGGAACGGCGGTTCGGGTCGCCGGACGGCGGCCGTCCGCAGCGGAGTGGCACCTGCTGAAACCGTTCCTCAGCAAGCGGGCCACCGCGGCGGGGTGATGGCGCGCGCGGCGGCCTCGTGA
- a CDS encoding MFS transporter — protein MGEDLGETGRAAVTTVGPARAGKTEGQAGAALAGAGAAPARPGAWPRARAVLTGTVPVTLFVAAVLHVVWRFVFANSGGDLAAQDAWAEFALQHPTSAYNLAWYGGMHPVSYSVISPYLMAQLGVRPTMMIAGTVASGLIALLLVRSKAVRRPLWPSLYGAFALVCNAISGRVTFALGSMFGLAAVAVIFAWPTRWRAERRYRWPRALIAALMAGLATASSPVAGLFVGIVAAALWLSRRRAASYSLGLAPVAVVGLSAWLFPFSGQQPMDVPSTVLPLLSGAFALAFAPRSWRTVRMTAGLYIVGVILVWLIPSQIGTNIARLGMIFGGVVLLAALQEAEVPPRAQWLRAGRMWTATVLGLVTVTVWQVVNSTADIINTTPAASWAREMAPLVDRLQKVDADRGRVEVVPARSHREASALAPYVNLARGWNRQADMKRNPVFYKEGLLNPQSYRTWLDRWAVHYVVLPIGEPDHAAVKEAELVGKGQPYLDEVWSDANWRLFAVKNPTPLAAPPAEVLRADADELSLTVRSAGPVLIRIPYTPWLGLVDESGKPVEPPKAGPDGGPPVNERGCLTKKVEQPPGEDDPEDDWTVLHAPHPGTYRIGAPYKLPRGTGCPDDMAP, from the coding sequence ATGGGGGAAGACCTCGGGGAGACGGGGAGAGCCGCAGTGACCACCGTGGGCCCGGCGCGGGCCGGGAAAACCGAAGGACAGGCAGGCGCCGCACTGGCAGGGGCGGGCGCCGCTCCGGCGCGCCCCGGCGCGTGGCCGCGGGCCCGCGCGGTGCTCACCGGCACCGTGCCGGTCACCCTGTTCGTGGCCGCGGTGCTGCACGTGGTGTGGCGGTTCGTCTTCGCCAACAGCGGCGGCGACCTCGCGGCGCAGGACGCCTGGGCCGAGTTCGCGCTCCAGCACCCGACCTCCGCGTACAACCTCGCCTGGTACGGCGGCATGCACCCCGTCTCGTACAGCGTGATCTCGCCGTACCTGATGGCGCAGCTCGGCGTGCGGCCCACGATGATGATCGCGGGCACCGTCGCGTCCGGGCTGATCGCGCTGCTGCTGGTGCGGAGCAAGGCCGTCCGGCGGCCGCTGTGGCCGTCGCTGTACGGCGCCTTCGCGCTGGTCTGCAACGCGATCTCCGGGCGGGTGACGTTCGCGCTGGGCTCCATGTTCGGCCTGGCGGCGGTGGCCGTGATATTCGCCTGGCCGACCCGCTGGCGCGCCGAGCGCCGGTACCGCTGGCCGCGGGCGCTGATCGCCGCACTGATGGCGGGCCTGGCGACGGCGTCCAGCCCGGTGGCGGGCCTCTTCGTGGGCATAGTGGCCGCCGCGCTGTGGCTGAGCAGGCGCCGTGCCGCCTCCTACTCGCTGGGCCTGGCACCGGTCGCGGTGGTGGGCCTGTCGGCCTGGCTCTTCCCGTTCTCCGGGCAGCAGCCGATGGACGTCCCCTCGACGGTCCTGCCGCTGCTCTCGGGCGCCTTCGCGCTCGCCTTCGCCCCGCGTTCCTGGCGGACGGTCCGGATGACGGCGGGGCTGTACATCGTCGGCGTGATACTGGTGTGGCTGATCCCCTCCCAGATCGGCACCAACATCGCCCGGCTCGGCATGATCTTCGGCGGCGTGGTACTGCTCGCCGCCCTGCAGGAGGCCGAGGTGCCCCCGCGGGCCCAGTGGCTGCGCGCGGGCCGGATGTGGACCGCGACCGTCCTGGGGCTGGTCACGGTGACCGTCTGGCAGGTGGTGAACTCCACCGCCGACATCATCAACACCACCCCCGCCGCCTCCTGGGCGCGCGAGATGGCCCCCCTCGTGGACCGGCTGCAGAAGGTCGACGCCGACCGCGGCCGGGTCGAGGTCGTCCCCGCCCGCAGCCACCGCGAGGCGTCCGCCCTCGCCCCGTACGTCAACCTGGCGCGCGGCTGGAACCGGCAGGCCGACATGAAGCGGAACCCCGTCTTCTACAAGGAGGGCCTGCTCAACCCGCAGAGCTACCGCACCTGGCTCGACCGCTGGGCCGTGCACTACGTGGTCCTGCCGATCGGCGAGCCCGACCACGCCGCCGTCAAGGAGGCCGAGCTCGTCGGCAAGGGCCAGCCCTACCTCGACGAGGTCTGGTCCGACGCCAACTGGCGCCTCTTCGCCGTCAAGAACCCGACGCCGCTCGCCGCGCCCCCGGCGGAGGTGCTCCGCGCCGACGCCGACGAGCTCTCCCTCACCGTCCGCTCCGCCGGCCCCGTCCTCATCCGCATCCCCTACACGCCCTGGCTGGGCCTGGTGGACGAGTCCGGCAAGCCCGTCGAGCCGCCGAAGGCCGGCCCCGACGGGGGGCCGCCGGTGAACGAACGCGGCTGCCTCACCAAGAAGGTCGAGCAGCCGCCGGGCGAGGACGACCCCGAGGACGACTGGACGGTGCTGCACGCGCCGCACCCCGGTACGTACCGCATCGGCGCGCCCTACAAGCTGCCGCGCGGGACGGGCTGCCCCGACGACATGGCGCCGTAG
- a CDS encoding DUF397 domain-containing protein, whose product MAIQQGKSTWRKSSYSLAHGDCVEVASPLPRAIAVRDSKDPKSPVLGFTPEAWSAFTATVTDGE is encoded by the coding sequence ATGGCCATTCAGCAGGGCAAGTCCACCTGGCGCAAGTCCTCCTACTCGCTGGCGCACGGCGACTGCGTGGAGGTCGCCTCCCCTCTCCCCCGCGCCATCGCCGTCCGCGACTCCAAGGACCCGAAGAGCCCGGTGCTGGGCTTCACCCCCGAGGCGTGGAGCGCGTTCACCGCGACCGTCACGGACGGCGAGTGA
- a CDS encoding bifunctional FO biosynthesis protein CofGH has product MTSSAQRPVSPPPTANAMRRALKRARDGVALDVTEATVLLQARGDDLEDLCASAARVRDAGLEAAGRPGVITYSKSVFIPLTRLCRDRCHYCTFATVPGKLRRAGEGMFMSPDEVLAVARRGAAMGCKEALITLGDKPEDRWPEAREWLDAHGYDDTLAYVRAVSIRILEETGLLPHLNPGVMSWTDFQRLKPVSPSMGLMLETTAERLWSEPGGPHHGSPDKEPAVRLRHLEDAGRSSVPLTSGLLLGIGETAEERAESLFALRRVSRAYHGIQELILQNFRAKPDTAMRGMPDAELDDLVATVAVARHIMGPSACLQAPPNLVDEEFGRLIRAGVDDWGGVSPLTPDHVNPERPWPQIDELAARSAAEGFVLKERLAVYPEFIRRGEPWLDPRVLPHVRALADPETGLAREDAVVEGRPWQEPEEVFVPTGRTDLHRTIDSEGRTGDRRADFDEVYGDWEALREAAAPGMAPERLDGDVRAALKQAADDPTRLTDAEALALLHADGPALDALCGIADDLRRATVGDDVTYIVTRNINFTNVCYTGCRFCAFAQRRTDADAYTLSLDQVADRAQQAWEVGAVEVCMQGGIHPDLPGTAYFDIARAVKKRVPGMHVHAFSPMEVVNGASRTGLSIRDWLAAAKEAGLDSIPGTAAEILDDEVRWVLTKGKLPTKDWVEVVTTAHSLGIRSSSTMMYGHVDQPRHWLGHFRKLVEIQKETGGFTEFVTLPFIHTNAPVYLAGIARPGPTMRDNRAVTAMARVLLHPHITNIQTSWVKLGTEGAAEMLRSGANDLGGTLMEETISRMAGSSYGSYRSVRDLVAIAEAAGRPARARTTLYGEVPEERLAAAAASDGHLPRLLPVLGTPSSPSGV; this is encoded by the coding sequence ATGACTTCGAGCGCACAACGGCCCGTCTCGCCACCGCCGACCGCGAACGCGATGCGACGCGCGCTCAAACGGGCCAGGGACGGCGTCGCGCTGGACGTCACCGAGGCGACCGTGCTGCTCCAGGCGCGCGGCGACGACCTGGAGGACCTCTGCGCCTCGGCCGCCCGCGTCCGGGACGCCGGGCTGGAGGCCGCGGGGCGGCCGGGAGTCATCACGTACTCCAAGAGCGTCTTCATCCCCCTCACCCGCCTCTGCCGCGACCGCTGCCACTACTGCACCTTCGCCACCGTCCCCGGCAAGCTCCGCCGGGCGGGCGAGGGGATGTTCATGTCCCCGGACGAGGTGCTGGCCGTCGCCCGCCGGGGCGCCGCGATGGGCTGCAAGGAAGCCCTGATCACCCTCGGCGACAAGCCCGAGGACCGCTGGCCCGAGGCGCGCGAATGGCTGGACGCGCACGGCTACGACGACACGCTAGCCTACGTCCGGGCCGTCTCCATCCGCATCCTGGAGGAGACCGGGCTGCTGCCCCACCTCAACCCGGGCGTCATGTCCTGGACCGACTTCCAGCGGCTCAAGCCCGTCTCCCCGTCCATGGGCCTGATGCTGGAGACCACCGCGGAGCGGCTGTGGAGCGAGCCCGGCGGCCCGCACCACGGCTCGCCCGACAAGGAGCCCGCCGTCCGGCTGCGGCACCTGGAGGACGCGGGTCGCAGCTCCGTACCGCTGACCAGCGGGCTGCTGCTGGGGATCGGGGAGACGGCGGAGGAGCGCGCCGAGTCGCTGTTCGCGCTGCGCCGCGTCTCCCGCGCGTACCACGGCATCCAGGAGTTGATCCTGCAGAACTTCCGCGCCAAGCCGGACACGGCGATGCGCGGCATGCCCGACGCGGAGCTGGACGACCTGGTCGCCACGGTCGCCGTCGCGCGGCACATCATGGGCCCCTCGGCCTGCCTCCAGGCGCCGCCGAACCTGGTGGACGAGGAGTTCGGCCGGCTCATCCGGGCGGGCGTCGACGACTGGGGCGGCGTCTCGCCGCTCACCCCCGACCACGTCAACCCCGAGCGGCCCTGGCCGCAGATCGACGAGCTCGCCGCGCGCTCCGCCGCCGAGGGTTTTGTGCTGAAGGAACGTCTCGCCGTCTACCCGGAGTTCATCCGGCGCGGCGAGCCGTGGCTCGACCCGCGCGTCCTGCCGCACGTCCGCGCGCTGGCCGACCCGGAGACCGGGCTGGCGCGCGAGGACGCCGTCGTCGAGGGCCGCCCCTGGCAGGAACCGGAGGAGGTCTTCGTCCCCACCGGCCGCACCGACCTCCACCGCACCATCGACAGCGAGGGCCGCACCGGCGACCGGCGCGCCGACTTCGACGAGGTGTACGGCGACTGGGAGGCGCTCCGCGAGGCGGCGGCCCCCGGCATGGCCCCCGAGCGGCTGGACGGCGACGTCCGCGCGGCGCTGAAGCAGGCCGCCGACGACCCGACGCGGCTGACGGACGCCGAGGCGCTCGCGCTCCTGCACGCCGACGGGCCGGCCCTGGACGCCCTCTGCGGCATCGCCGACGACCTGCGGCGGGCGACGGTCGGCGACGACGTCACGTACATCGTCACCCGCAACATCAACTTCACCAATGTCTGCTACACCGGCTGCCGCTTCTGCGCCTTCGCCCAGCGCCGCACCGACGCCGACGCGTACACGCTCTCGCTGGACCAGGTCGCCGACCGTGCCCAGCAGGCGTGGGAGGTCGGCGCCGTCGAGGTCTGCATGCAGGGCGGCATCCACCCCGACCTGCCCGGCACCGCCTACTTCGACATCGCCCGGGCGGTGAAGAAGCGGGTGCCCGGCATGCACGTGCACGCCTTCTCGCCGATGGAGGTCGTCAACGGCGCGTCGCGGACCGGGCTTTCGATCCGCGACTGGCTCGCCGCCGCCAAGGAGGCCGGTCTCGACAGCATCCCCGGCACGGCCGCCGAGATCCTCGACGACGAGGTCCGCTGGGTGCTCACCAAGGGCAAGCTCCCGACGAAGGACTGGGTGGAGGTCGTCACCACCGCCCACTCCCTGGGCATCCGCAGCTCGTCCACGATGATGTACGGACACGTGGACCAGCCCCGGCACTGGCTCGGCCACTTCCGGAAGCTGGTGGAGATCCAGAAGGAGACGGGCGGCTTCACGGAGTTCGTGACCCTGCCCTTCATCCACACCAACGCCCCCGTCTACCTCGCCGGCATCGCCCGCCCCGGGCCGACGATGCGGGACAACCGGGCCGTGACGGCGATGGCCCGCGTGCTGCTCCACCCGCACATCACCAACATCCAGACGAGCTGGGTCAAACTGGGCACCGAGGGCGCCGCCGAGATGCTGCGGTCGGGCGCCAACGACCTGGGCGGCACGCTCATGGAGGAGACCATCTCGCGGATGGCGGGCTCCTCGTACGGCTCGTACCGCTCGGTGCGCGACCTCGTCGCCATCGCGGAGGCGGCGGGCCGGCCGGCGCGGGCGCGTACGACGCTTTATGGGGAGGTGCCGGAGGAACGGCTCGCCGCGGCTGCGGCTTCGGACGGGCACTTGCCGCGGTTGCTGCCGGTGTTGGGGACGCCTTCCAGCCCGTCCGGCGTTTGA
- a CDS encoding TIGR03619 family F420-dependent LLM class oxidoreductase, protein MRIATTVFLTDETITPVRLARELEQRGFSGLYLPQHTHIPVERTTPSPMGGSLPREYGRAHDPFVALAQAAAVTHRIAVGTGVALVAQHDPVVLAKQAATLDHLSGGRFTLGIGYGWNVEEAADHGVEWATRRRLVRDRMALMRALWAEEPTAYEGEFGSVRASWAYPKPLLPPRQRVGAPPLVGPRTLIGGAAGPGLFAAVAEYADGWLPIGGGGLREALPRLRQAWADAGRPGEPAVVPYAVHPSAGKLAHLAELGIEEVVVGLPAAGEGEVLRALDAHAEFL, encoded by the coding sequence ATGCGGATCGCGACCACGGTCTTCCTCACGGACGAGACGATCACCCCGGTCCGGCTCGCCCGAGAGCTCGAACAACGCGGCTTCTCGGGTCTCTACCTGCCCCAGCACACCCACATCCCGGTCGAGCGGACGACGCCCTCGCCCATGGGCGGTTCGCTGCCGCGCGAGTACGGGCGGGCTCACGACCCGTTCGTCGCGCTGGCCCAGGCCGCCGCCGTCACCCACCGGATCGCCGTGGGGACGGGCGTCGCCCTCGTCGCGCAGCACGACCCCGTCGTCCTCGCCAAGCAGGCCGCCACCCTGGACCACCTCAGCGGCGGCCGGTTCACCCTCGGCATCGGCTACGGCTGGAACGTCGAGGAGGCCGCCGACCACGGCGTCGAGTGGGCGACGCGGCGCCGGCTGGTCCGGGACCGGATGGCGCTGATGCGGGCGCTGTGGGCCGAGGAACCGACGGCGTACGAGGGCGAGTTCGGGTCCGTACGGGCGAGCTGGGCGTACCCCAAGCCGCTGCTGCCGCCGCGTCAGCGGGTGGGGGCGCCCCCGCTCGTCGGGCCCCGGACGCTGATCGGCGGCGCCGCCGGTCCCGGGCTGTTCGCGGCCGTCGCGGAGTACGCCGACGGCTGGCTGCCCATCGGAGGCGGCGGGCTGCGCGAGGCGCTGCCCCGGCTGCGCCAGGCGTGGGCGGACGCGGGCCGGCCCGGCGAACCGGCCGTGGTCCCGTACGCCGTCCACCCGTCGGCGGGCAAGCTCGCCCACCTCGCCGAGCTGGGCATCGAGGAGGTCGTGGTGGGACTGCCGGCGGCGGGCGAGGGGGAGGTGCTGCGGGCGCTGGACGCGCACGCGGAGTTTCTGTGA
- a CDS encoding class F sortase, which translates to MLRTTRAALSALVSRLGTRPVAAAVLVAAGLFSGCWLIDSGSRAAAPPPQPSRAEAFPAGGAGALAPHRRDPLIRPLPPVTPVRVRIPEIKVDAPLRGLRLLPDGSLASPPQDDKNLAGWYEAGTAPGAIGTAVVAGHVDTPTGPAVFYNLGALKKKDLVEIVRADGRTAVFTIDAIEVYDRGDFPSRKVYGASGRAELRVITCGGGFSEERHAYLGNVVVYAHLAKVVEARGGRGSAGAGPSPSSSPSPPASPSWASPSPSASSPPSPSSAPARVAGPAVRQAGPSRAPSPARSASPRAGGHRGGAGGSGKPTSSAGSSAGPVKSSNSAPR; encoded by the coding sequence ATGCTCCGGACGACGCGCGCCGCGCTCTCCGCACTCGTCAGCCGGCTCGGCACCCGGCCCGTGGCCGCCGCCGTGCTCGTCGCGGCCGGCCTGTTCTCCGGCTGCTGGCTGATAGACAGCGGGTCCCGGGCCGCCGCCCCGCCGCCGCAGCCCTCCCGGGCCGAGGCGTTCCCCGCGGGCGGGGCGGGCGCCCTGGCCCCGCACCGCCGCGACCCACTGATCCGGCCGCTGCCGCCCGTCACCCCGGTCCGGGTGCGCATCCCCGAGATCAAGGTCGACGCCCCGCTGCGCGGGCTCCGGCTGCTGCCGGACGGCAGCCTCGCCAGCCCGCCGCAGGACGACAAGAACCTCGCCGGCTGGTACGAGGCCGGCACCGCGCCCGGCGCCATCGGCACCGCGGTCGTCGCCGGCCACGTGGACACGCCGACCGGGCCGGCCGTCTTCTACAACCTCGGGGCCCTGAAGAAGAAGGACCTCGTCGAGATCGTCCGCGCCGACGGGCGCACGGCGGTGTTCACCATCGACGCGATCGAGGTGTACGACCGGGGGGACTTCCCGTCCCGGAAGGTGTACGGGGCCTCGGGGCGGGCCGAGTTGCGGGTGATCACGTGCGGGGGAGGGTTCTCGGAGGAGCGCCACGCGTATCTGGGGAACGTGGTGGTGTACGCGCACCTCGCGAAGGTCGTCGAGGCACGGGGCGGGCGGGGGAGCGCCGGGGCCGGACCGTCGCCGTCGTCCTCCCCTTCGCCTCCTGCGTCTCCTTCCTGGGCTTCTCCGTCCCCGTCCGCTTCCTCCCCGCCTTCGCCCTCCTCCGCGCCCGCGCGGGTGGCCGGTCCGGCGGTGCGGCAGGCCGGGCCGTCGCGGGCGCCGTCACCGGCGCGGTCGGCGTCGCCGAGGGCGGGCGGCCACCGAGGCGGTGCCGGCGG